One Molothrus ater isolate BHLD 08-10-18 breed brown headed cowbird chromosome 4, BPBGC_Mater_1.1, whole genome shotgun sequence genomic window carries:
- the SEPTIN11 gene encoding septin-11 isoform X1, with translation MAVAVGRPANDDLRNLSLSGHVGFDSLPDQLVNKSTSQGFCFNILCVGETGIGKSTLMDTLFNTKFESEPATHNEPGVRLKARSYELQESNVRLKLTIVDTVGFGDQINKDDSYKPIVEYIDAQFEAYLQEELKIKRSLFNYHDTRIHACLYFIAPTGHSLKSLDLVTMKKLDSKVNIIPIIAKADTIAKNELHKFKSKIMSELVSNGVQIYQFPTDEETVAEINATMSVHLPFAVVGSTEEVKIGNKMAKARQYPWGVVQVENENHCDFVKLREMLIRVNMEDLREQTHTRHYELYRRCKLEEMGFKDTDPDSKPFSLQETYEAKRNEFLGELQKKEDEMRQMFVMRVKEKEAELKEAEKDLHEKFDHLKRTHQEEKKKVEDKKKELEEELNNFQKKKAAAQLLQSQAQQAGSQQTKKDKDKKNASFT, from the exons ATGGCCGTGGCCGTGGGCAGACCGGCG AACGATGACCTCAGGAACCTGTCCCTGTCCGGCCACGTGGGCTTCGACAGCCTCCCAGACCAGCTGGTCAACAAGTCAACATCACAGGGCTTCTGCTTCAACATCCTGTGTGTGG GTGAAACTGGCATTGGCAAGTCGACACTGATGGACACACTGTTCAACACCAAGTTCGAGAGCGAGCCTGCCACGCACAACGAGCCTGGCGTCAGGTTGAAAGCGCGCAGTTATGAGCTCCAGGAGAGCAACGTGCGCCTCAAGCTGACCATCGTGGACACCGTGGGCTTTGGTGATCAGATCAACAAGGATGACAG CTACAAGCCCATAGTGGAATACATCGACGCCCAGTTTGAAGCCtacctgcaggaagagctgaagATCAAGCGGTCCCTGTTCAACTACCACGACACGCGGATCCACGCCTGCCTCTACTTCATTGCTCCTACTGGACACTCGCTCAAGTCCCTGGATCTGGTCACCATGAAGAAGCTGGACAGTAAG GTGAACATCATCCCCATCATTGCCAAGGCCGACACCATCGCAAAGAACGAGTTGCACAAGTTCAAGAGCAAAATCATGAGCGAGCTGGTCAGCAACGGCGTCCAGATCTACCAGTTCCCCACCGATGAGGAGACAGTGGCCGAGATCAATGCCACCATGAGT GTCCACCTTCCTTTTGCCGTGGTTGGCAGCACTGAGGAAGTGAAGATTGGCAACAAGATGGCGAAAGCCAGGCAGTACCCCTGGGGTGTTGTGCAGG ttgaaaatgaaaaccactGTGACTTTGTGAAGCTGCGGGAGATGCTGATCCGAGTGAACATGGAGGACTTGCGGGAGCAGACGCACACCCGGCACTACGAGCTGTACAGGCGCTGCAAGCTGGAAGAGATGGGCTTCAAGGACACAGATCCAGACAGCAAACCTTTCAG TCTCCAAGAGACTTATGAAGCAAAGAGGAATGAATTCCTGGGCGAACTCCAGAAGAAGGAGGATGAAATGAGGCAGATGTTTGTCATGCGagtgaaggagaaggaagcagagtTGAAGGAAGCAGAGAAGGAC CTTCACGAAAAGTTTGACCATCTAAAGAGGACTCAccaagaagagaagaaaaaggtggAAGACAAAAAGAAGGAACTTGAGGAAGAGCTGAACAACTTTCAAAAGAagaaggcagcagctcagctatTACAGTCACAGGCTCAGCAGGCAGGTTCTCAACAAACCAAGAAAGACAAGGACAAGAAAAA TGCAAGCTTCACATAA
- the SEPTIN11 gene encoding septin-11 isoform X2 translates to MAVAVGRPANDDLRNLSLSGHVGFDSLPDQLVNKSTSQGFCFNILCVGETGIGKSTLMDTLFNTKFESEPATHNEPGVRLKARSYELQESNVRLKLTIVDTVGFGDQINKDDSYKPIVEYIDAQFEAYLQEELKIKRSLFNYHDTRIHACLYFIAPTGHSLKSLDLVTMKKLDSKVNIIPIIAKADTIAKNELHKFKSKIMSELVSNGVQIYQFPTDEETVAEINATMSVHLPFAVVGSTEEVKIGNKMAKARQYPWGVVQVENENHCDFVKLREMLIRVNMEDLREQTHTRHYELYRRCKLEEMGFKDTDPDSKPFSLQETYEAKRNEFLGELQKKEDEMRQMFVMRVKEKEAELKEAEKDLHEKFDHLKRTHQEEKKKVEDKKKELEEELNNFQKKKAAAQLLQSQAQQAGSQQTKKDKDKKNFFFM, encoded by the exons ATGGCCGTGGCCGTGGGCAGACCGGCG AACGATGACCTCAGGAACCTGTCCCTGTCCGGCCACGTGGGCTTCGACAGCCTCCCAGACCAGCTGGTCAACAAGTCAACATCACAGGGCTTCTGCTTCAACATCCTGTGTGTGG GTGAAACTGGCATTGGCAAGTCGACACTGATGGACACACTGTTCAACACCAAGTTCGAGAGCGAGCCTGCCACGCACAACGAGCCTGGCGTCAGGTTGAAAGCGCGCAGTTATGAGCTCCAGGAGAGCAACGTGCGCCTCAAGCTGACCATCGTGGACACCGTGGGCTTTGGTGATCAGATCAACAAGGATGACAG CTACAAGCCCATAGTGGAATACATCGACGCCCAGTTTGAAGCCtacctgcaggaagagctgaagATCAAGCGGTCCCTGTTCAACTACCACGACACGCGGATCCACGCCTGCCTCTACTTCATTGCTCCTACTGGACACTCGCTCAAGTCCCTGGATCTGGTCACCATGAAGAAGCTGGACAGTAAG GTGAACATCATCCCCATCATTGCCAAGGCCGACACCATCGCAAAGAACGAGTTGCACAAGTTCAAGAGCAAAATCATGAGCGAGCTGGTCAGCAACGGCGTCCAGATCTACCAGTTCCCCACCGATGAGGAGACAGTGGCCGAGATCAATGCCACCATGAGT GTCCACCTTCCTTTTGCCGTGGTTGGCAGCACTGAGGAAGTGAAGATTGGCAACAAGATGGCGAAAGCCAGGCAGTACCCCTGGGGTGTTGTGCAGG ttgaaaatgaaaaccactGTGACTTTGTGAAGCTGCGGGAGATGCTGATCCGAGTGAACATGGAGGACTTGCGGGAGCAGACGCACACCCGGCACTACGAGCTGTACAGGCGCTGCAAGCTGGAAGAGATGGGCTTCAAGGACACAGATCCAGACAGCAAACCTTTCAG TCTCCAAGAGACTTATGAAGCAAAGAGGAATGAATTCCTGGGCGAACTCCAGAAGAAGGAGGATGAAATGAGGCAGATGTTTGTCATGCGagtgaaggagaaggaagcagagtTGAAGGAAGCAGAGAAGGAC CTTCACGAAAAGTTTGACCATCTAAAGAGGACTCAccaagaagagaagaaaaaggtggAAGACAAAAAGAAGGAACTTGAGGAAGAGCTGAACAACTTTCAAAAGAagaaggcagcagctcagctatTACAGTCACAGGCTCAGCAGGCAGGTTCTCAACAAACCAAGAAAGACAAGGACAAGAAAAA